The Apium graveolens cultivar Ventura chromosome 6, ASM990537v1, whole genome shotgun sequence genome contains a region encoding:
- the LOC141664788 gene encoding uncharacterized protein LOC141664788, with protein sequence MASNNFSVSIPLFKGDHHNSWAIKMKSYLKAMSLWEAIESDVESIPLPQNPTAAQIKKHDEEVAREAKALSCLYSAVSEEIFTTIMGCDTPKEAWKKIKEEFEGNEQTKLMQILNLKREFEMMRMKNNEGVKEYGSRLMSIVNQIKLLGEDFSTQRVVDKFLVTLPERYETKTSLLEDTKDLSKLTVSELINSLHAVDQRRSMIEEDIGGRNEGLLLAKASSSKGTGNKIQYNHCYKMGHEEKDCWHKGKLQCFKCKRYGHLEKNCKSQMDEEDMAHLIEGEPLL encoded by the coding sequence ATGGCATCAAACAACTTCTCAGTCTCTATTCCATTGTTCAAAGGAGATCATCATAATTCATGGGCTATCAAAATGAAATCATATTTGAAAGCTATGAGTTTGTGGGAAGCAATTGAGAGTGATGTTGAGTCAATCCCTCTTCCACAAAATCCAACAGCAGCCCAAATCAAAAAACATGATGAAGAAGTGGCAAGAGAAGCAAAGGCACTTTCATGTCTATATTCGGCTGTGTCGGAAGAGATCTTTACAACTATTATGGGTTGTGATACTCCTAAAGAAGCATGGAAAAAAATTAAGGAAGAATTTGAAGGCAACGAACAAACCAAACTGATGCAAATTCTGAACCTTAAGAGAGAGTTtgagatgatgagaatgaaaaaTAATGAAGGCGTCAAGGAATATGGGAGTAGATTGATGTCCATCGTTAACCAAATCAAATTACTTGGTGAAGACTTCTCAACTCAAAGAGTTGTGGACAAATTTTTAGTGACTCTTCCCGAGAGGTATGAAACTAAAACTTCCTTACTTGAAGATACTAAAGATCTCTCGAAATTAACTGTTTCAGAATTGATCAATTCACTTCACGCCGTGGACCAAAGGAGATCAATGATAGAGGAAGATATTGGAGGAAGAAATGAGGGACTCCTATTAGCTAAAGCTTCATCCTCAAAAGGCACAGGCAACAAAATTCAATACAACCATTGTTATAAGATGGGTCATGAAGAAAAAGACTGCTGGCACAAAGGAAAGCTACAATGTTTTAAATGCAAAAGATACGGGCATCTGGAAAAGAATTGTAAATCCCAAATGGACGAAGAAGACATGGCACATTTGATCGAGGGAGAACCACTTCTGTAG